The Anas platyrhynchos isolate ZD024472 breed Pekin duck chromosome 31, IASCAAS_PekinDuck_T2T, whole genome shotgun sequence genome includes a window with the following:
- the HAUS4 gene encoding HAUS augmin-like complex subunit 4, with the protein MTDLEAELLGPALPLPPPEELLPHPGLGRLLAALGAGPEGAGPEGAGLGAAGGRSLRRAEAELGRQRASWLAHEGLWGAVLELLREPRPQEAPPTLELALALAELRLGPPPLAALLPPPQDPAPLRQRLLPLVERRLAGKAGQLADYFRGRGRDVTATDDVIGDVTAVAEELAAQRRRLEAATARRRRLAGQLESVRRLYPQVLGRCGALLGRLQEERAAGAELERRRGLYLEAKGAATLLKIRLEELTLLLDTYRPEVLEAHRVIRSRLEAELSRAEAELSGAREALGALRALGPGFQEAAAEYGRLRERLRHRRWALRQLHRHDGDVSDDASDDVSDDVTKDGGPA; encoded by the exons ATGACGGACCTGGAGGCGGAGCTTCTGG gcccggcgctgcccctgcccccccccgaggagctcCTCCCCCACCCGGGGCTGGGCCGGCTGCTGGCGGCCCTGGGGGCGGGGCCTGAGGGGGCGGGGCCCGAGGGGGCGGGGCTCGGCGCGGCCGGGGGGCGGAGCCTGCGGCGGGCGGAGGCGGAGCTTGGGCGGCAGCGAGCCTCCTGGTTGGCCCAcgaggggctctggggggcggtgctggagctgctgcgggAGCCCCGCCCCCAGGAG GCCCCGCCCACCCTGGAGCTAGCGCTGGCATTGGCCGAGCTGCGCCTGGGCCCGCCCCCATTGGCCGCCCTGCTGCCGCCCCCCCAG GACCCCGCCCCCTTGCGCCAACGCCTGCTGCCATTGGTGGAGCGGCGCCTGGCGGGGAAGGCGGGGCAGCTGGCCGACTACTTCCGGGGGCGGGGCCGTGACGTCACCGCCACTGATGACGTCATCGGTGACGTCACCGCCGTGGCCGAGGAGCTGGCGGCCCAACGGCGCCGCCTGGAGGCCGCCAccgcccggcgccgccgcctGGCCGGGCAGCTGGAGAGCGTCCGGCGCCTCTACCCCCAG GTTTTGGGGCGCTGCGGGGCGctgctggggcggctgcaggaggagcgggcggcgggggcggaGCTGGAGCGGCGCCGGGGGCTCTACCTGGAGGCCAAGGGGGCGGCCACGCTGCTCAAGATCCG GTTGGAGGAGCTGACGCTGCTGCTGGACACCTACAGACCCGAGGTGCTGGAGGCGCACCGCGTCATCAG GTCGCGCCTGGAGGCGGAGCTATCGCGGGCAGAGGCGGAGCTGTCGGGGGCGAGGGAGGCGCTGGGGGCGCTGCGGGCGCTGGGCCCGGGCTTCCAGGAGGCGGCCGCCGAGTACGGGCGGCTCCGCGAGCGCCTCCGCCACCGCCGCTGGGCCCTGCGCCAGCTCCACCGCCATGACGGTGACGTCAGCGATGACGCCAGCGATGACGTCAGCGATGACGTCACCAAGGATGGAGGCCCGGCGTGA